A genomic region of Anopheles coustani chromosome 3, idAnoCousDA_361_x.2, whole genome shotgun sequence contains the following coding sequences:
- the LOC131258642 gene encoding serine/threonine-protein kinase VRK1 isoform X1, whose protein sequence is MSRRKVAPAVADVTTKKRTKANNLHARPEHIPLGTVLTDSQHAQWKVGPSIGSGGFGEIYCAYNFSDTAPKTHSDYPNVVKIEPHDNGPLFVEKNFYMKNCRLEAIERFRKVRKLKHLGIPHFIASGTHLLNNVKHRFLVIPRYGASLQSLYLRHNKCLPIQTVYRAARQMLDVLEYIHSCEYVHADLKGDNILFGMGDRGQEKLFLVDFGMTNRIVTDKQFKPDPKKKHNGTIEYTSRDAHQGVMTMRGDFEILAYNIIEWAGGNLPWKEDKILKDCNKVQQMKEEAMGDIANFLKKCFRNHLPAPKPLQEFLQRLCELRFNETPNYAAFSKIFDRGLKTLGASNSGALDETFAKEVQAEQSSGPMNKTKYTKRKALESPERSSALSDTVPNTELDDSFRHQMMTRTRRSHQTMDSEDTYQAGPSKVNVSKRGSTKVHITDGSHVGTLIDTVPNTPPEKERSKASVISRKKVNEPESKDRQAAGPPRGRSNRAMKKEENELSPEIVTTVSQSQTQPGVFNIRIDTPTKKVRGGTPTPQQFTFNFTINSNVTVHSAKTDGVTVTHQRNSVLTQASASRGSVAIATESATVSTRRSIFNESLNESDDVIEVSSTTDDGNVSRSLFD, encoded by the exons ATGTCTCGCAGAAAAGTGGCTCCGGCAGTAGCAGATGTGACCACGAAGAAACGCACGAAGGCAAACAACTTGCACGCCAGACCGGAGCACATTCCGCTGGGCACGGTGCTGACGGATTCACAACACGCACAATGGAAGGTTGGTCCGTCGATCGGTTCTGGAGGGTTTGGCGAAATCTACTGTGCGTACAATTTCTCCGACACGGCTCCGAAAACACATTCGGACTATCCAAACGTAGTGAAAATC GAACCACACGACAATGGACCGCTATTTGTGGAGAAAAACTTCTACATGAAGAACTGCAGACTGGAAGCCATCGAACGGTTTAGGAAGGTGCGTAAGTTGAAGCATCTTGGAATCCCTCATTTCATTGCGAGCGGAACACATCTGCTGAACAACGTTAAGCATCGATTTTTGGTGATACCGCGTTACGGAGCGAGTCTCCAGTCGCTGTATTTGCGGCATAATAAATGCCTACCGATTCAAACTGTGTACCGGGCAGCGCGACAAATGTTGGACGTGCTGGAGTACATCCACTCGTGCGAGTATGTCCATGCCGATTTGAAAGGTGACAACATTCTGTTCGGGATGGGTGATCGCGGCCAAGAGAAGTTGTTCTTGGTTGATTTTGGTATGACCAATCGGATAGTGACGGACAAGCAGTTTAAACCGGATCCGAAGAAAAAGCACAACGGAACCATCGAGTACACGTCTCGTGACGCGCATCAGGGTGTGATGACTATGCGGGgtgattttgaaattttggCCTACAACATTATCGAATGGGCCGGCGGCAATCTGCCGTGGAAAGAGGATAAGATACTCAAGGATTGCAACAAGGTTCAGCAGATGAAAGAGGAAGCCATGGGTGATATTGCAAACTTTCTGAAAAAGTGTTTCCGTAATCACTTGCCCGCTCCCAAGCCGTTGCAGGAGTTTTTGCAACGCTTGTGTGAACTAAGGTTCAATGAAACTCCCAACTACGCGGCGTTCAGTAAAATTTTTGATCGTGGCCTTAAAACTCTCGGGGCTTCGAACAGTGGAGCACTGGATGAAACGTTCGCCAAGGAGGTGCAAGCTGAACAATCATCGGGACCAatgaacaaaacgaaatacaCGAAAAGAAAGGCACTGGAAAGCCCCGAAAGATCTTCTGCTCTGTCGGATACTGTGCCGAATACGGAATTGGACGATAGCTTCCGGCATCAGATGATGACAAGAACAAGACGAAGTCATCAAACAATGGACTCTGAGGATACGTACCAGGCGGGGCCGTCAAAGGTGAACGTTTCCAAGAGGGGTTCCACGAAGGTACATATAACTGATGGATCGCATGTCGGTACTCTCATTGATACTGTACCAAACACACCGCCCGAGAAGGAACGTTCCAAGGCATCAGTAATTAGTAGGAAGAAAGTAAATGAACCCGAGAGCAAAGATAGACAAGCGGCAGGACCGCCACGTGGCAGATCGAATAGAGCGATGAAGAAAGAGGAGAACGAATTATCACCCGAAATCGTTACAACGGTCAGCCAGAGCCAAACGCAACCGGGGGTGTTTAATATTCGCATCGATACGCCAACGAAAAAGGTCCGTGGAGGAACGCCCACTCCTCAGCAGTTCACCTTCAATTTCACAATTAATTCCAATGTTACAGTACACTCGGCGAAGACGGATGGAGTAACGGTTACCCATCAGAGGAATTCCGTGTTGACCCAGGCCAGTGCATCACGGGGAAGTGTCGCTATTGCAACTGAGAGCGCCACCGTGTCCACACGCCGTTCGATTTTCAACGAATCATTAAATGAATCGGACGACGTCATCGAGGTGTCCTCCACCACCGATGACGGCAACGTGTCGCGCTCTCTTTTCgattga
- the LOC131258642 gene encoding serine/threonine-protein kinase VRK1 isoform X2 translates to MSRRKVAPAVADVTTKKRTKANNLHARPEHIPLGTVLTDSQHAQWKVGPSIGSGGFGEIYCAYNFSDTAPKTHSDYPNVVKIEPHDNGPLFVEKNFYMKNCRLEAIERFRKVRKLKHLGIPHFIASGTHLLNNVKHRFLVIPRYGASLQSLYLRHNKCLPIQTVYRAARQMLDVLEYIHSCEYVHADLKGDNILFGMGDRGQEKLFLVDFGMTNRIVTDKQFKPDPKKKHNGTIEYTSRDAHQGVMTMRGDFEILAYNIIEWAGGNLPWKEDKILKDCNKVQQMKEEAMGDIANFLKKCFRNHLPAPKPLQEFLQRLCELRFNETPNYAAFSKIFDRGLKTLGASNSGALDETFAKEVQAEQSSGPMNKTKYTKRKALESPERSSALSDTVPNTELDDSFRHQMMTRTRRSHQTMDSEDTYQAGPSKVNVSKRGSTKVHITDGSHVGTLIDTVPNTPPEKERSKASVISRKKVNEPESKDRQAAGPPRGRSNRAMKKEENELSPEIVTTVSQSQTQPGVFNIRIDTPTKKYTRRRRME, encoded by the exons ATGTCTCGCAGAAAAGTGGCTCCGGCAGTAGCAGATGTGACCACGAAGAAACGCACGAAGGCAAACAACTTGCACGCCAGACCGGAGCACATTCCGCTGGGCACGGTGCTGACGGATTCACAACACGCACAATGGAAGGTTGGTCCGTCGATCGGTTCTGGAGGGTTTGGCGAAATCTACTGTGCGTACAATTTCTCCGACACGGCTCCGAAAACACATTCGGACTATCCAAACGTAGTGAAAATC GAACCACACGACAATGGACCGCTATTTGTGGAGAAAAACTTCTACATGAAGAACTGCAGACTGGAAGCCATCGAACGGTTTAGGAAGGTGCGTAAGTTGAAGCATCTTGGAATCCCTCATTTCATTGCGAGCGGAACACATCTGCTGAACAACGTTAAGCATCGATTTTTGGTGATACCGCGTTACGGAGCGAGTCTCCAGTCGCTGTATTTGCGGCATAATAAATGCCTACCGATTCAAACTGTGTACCGGGCAGCGCGACAAATGTTGGACGTGCTGGAGTACATCCACTCGTGCGAGTATGTCCATGCCGATTTGAAAGGTGACAACATTCTGTTCGGGATGGGTGATCGCGGCCAAGAGAAGTTGTTCTTGGTTGATTTTGGTATGACCAATCGGATAGTGACGGACAAGCAGTTTAAACCGGATCCGAAGAAAAAGCACAACGGAACCATCGAGTACACGTCTCGTGACGCGCATCAGGGTGTGATGACTATGCGGGgtgattttgaaattttggCCTACAACATTATCGAATGGGCCGGCGGCAATCTGCCGTGGAAAGAGGATAAGATACTCAAGGATTGCAACAAGGTTCAGCAGATGAAAGAGGAAGCCATGGGTGATATTGCAAACTTTCTGAAAAAGTGTTTCCGTAATCACTTGCCCGCTCCCAAGCCGTTGCAGGAGTTTTTGCAACGCTTGTGTGAACTAAGGTTCAATGAAACTCCCAACTACGCGGCGTTCAGTAAAATTTTTGATCGTGGCCTTAAAACTCTCGGGGCTTCGAACAGTGGAGCACTGGATGAAACGTTCGCCAAGGAGGTGCAAGCTGAACAATCATCGGGACCAatgaacaaaacgaaatacaCGAAAAGAAAGGCACTGGAAAGCCCCGAAAGATCTTCTGCTCTGTCGGATACTGTGCCGAATACGGAATTGGACGATAGCTTCCGGCATCAGATGATGACAAGAACAAGACGAAGTCATCAAACAATGGACTCTGAGGATACGTACCAGGCGGGGCCGTCAAAGGTGAACGTTTCCAAGAGGGGTTCCACGAAGGTACATATAACTGATGGATCGCATGTCGGTACTCTCATTGATACTGTACCAAACACACCGCCCGAGAAGGAACGTTCCAAGGCATCAGTAATTAGTAGGAAGAAAGTAAATGAACCCGAGAGCAAAGATAGACAAGCGGCAGGACCGCCACGTGGCAGATCGAATAGAGCGATGAAGAAAGAGGAGAACGAATTATCACCCGAAATCGTTACAACGGTCAGCCAGAGCCAAACGCAACCGGGGGTGTTTAATATTCGCATCGATACGCCAACGAAAAAG TACACTCGGCGAAGACGGATGGAGTAA